One segment of Oscillatoria sp. FACHB-1407 DNA contains the following:
- the secA gene encoding preprotein translocase subunit SecA — protein MLKTLLGDPNARKLKKYKPDVVEINLLEPDMEALSDEELRGKTGEFKQRLEKGETLDDLLPEAFAVVREAGKRVLGLRHFDVQLLGGIVLHNGQIAEMKTGEGKTLVATLPAYLNALTGKGVHVVTVNDYLARRDAEWMGQIHRFLGLTVGLIQQGMNPSDRKRSYDCDVTYATNSELGFDYLRDNMATSMEDVVQRPFNYCVIDEVDSVLIDEARTPLIISGQVERPSEKYMGAAEVAAALTRKENEDDPNGHYEVDEKARNVLLADEGFIEAERILGVTDLFDPKDPWAHYVFNAIKAKELFIKDVNYIVRNGEIVIVDEFTGRVMPGRRWSDGLHQAIEAKERVDIQPETQTLATITYQNLFLIYPKLGGMTGTAKTEEAEFEKIYNLEVTIIPTNRPTGRRDVSDVVYKNENAKWLAVAQECAEMHEQGRPVLVGTTSVEKSELLSRLLSEKNIPYNLLNAKPENVERESEIIAQAGRKGAVTISTNMAGRGTDIILGGNADYMARLKVREYLMPRIVQPEDEGEFAIPDVSFRDRPSGGGKGFAATEGKKAKTWKASPQIFPTPLSAETEQLIKEAVDFAVKEWGERSLPELTAEDRLATAAEKAPTSDAVLLKLREAYNRIRKEYEEFTHAEHEEVVSLGGLHVIGTERHESRRIDNQLRGRAGRQGDPGSTKFFLSLQDNLLRIFGGDRVAGLMNAFRVEEDMPIESGMLTRSLEGAQKKVETYYYDIRKQVFEYDEVMNNQRRAIYAERRRVLEGQDLKEQVIKYAERTMDDIVDAYVNPDLPSEEWELPKLVGKVKEFVYLLQDLEPSQLEDLSITEVKTFLHEQVRIAYDLKEAQVDAIQPGLMRQAERFFILQQIDTLWREHLQQMDALRESVGLRGYGQKDPLIEYKSEGYELFLEMMTEIRRNVVYSLFQFQPQPPQQPVPQQSTEVV, from the coding sequence CTCAGATGAGGAGTTGCGGGGCAAAACAGGAGAATTTAAGCAACGCCTCGAAAAAGGTGAGACTCTAGACGACCTCCTGCCAGAGGCATTTGCCGTTGTTCGGGAAGCGGGCAAACGAGTGTTAGGACTGCGCCACTTTGATGTGCAGTTGCTCGGTGGCATCGTGTTACACAACGGGCAAATTGCCGAGATGAAAACAGGGGAAGGAAAAACCCTGGTCGCAACCCTCCCTGCCTATCTCAATGCATTGACTGGAAAGGGCGTTCACGTCGTGACGGTGAACGATTACCTGGCACGTCGCGACGCTGAGTGGATGGGACAGATTCACCGCTTTTTAGGGCTAACGGTTGGGCTGATCCAACAGGGCATGAACCCTAGCGATCGCAAAAGAAGCTATGACTGCGACGTCACCTACGCCACCAACAGCGAATTAGGGTTTGACTATCTGCGCGACAACATGGCGACCTCTATGGAAGATGTGGTACAGCGTCCCTTTAACTACTGCGTCATTGACGAAGTAGACTCTGTTCTGATTGACGAAGCTCGGACTCCGCTAATCATCTCCGGTCAGGTCGAGCGTCCCAGTGAAAAGTACATGGGAGCCGCTGAGGTCGCCGCTGCGCTCACCCGCAAGGAAAACGAGGATGACCCCAACGGACACTACGAAGTCGATGAAAAAGCCCGAAATGTATTGCTTGCCGATGAGGGCTTCATTGAAGCAGAGCGGATTTTGGGTGTGACTGACTTGTTCGACCCCAAAGATCCCTGGGCGCACTACGTCTTCAACGCGATTAAAGCCAAAGAACTGTTTATCAAAGACGTCAACTACATCGTCCGCAATGGCGAAATCGTGATCGTAGACGAATTCACAGGGCGGGTCATGCCCGGTCGTCGCTGGAGTGATGGCCTGCATCAGGCGATCGAAGCCAAGGAACGGGTTGACATTCAACCTGAGACGCAAACTCTCGCCACGATTACCTACCAAAACCTCTTCCTGATCTATCCCAAACTGGGCGGTATGACAGGCACCGCCAAAACAGAAGAGGCAGAGTTTGAGAAGATTTACAACCTGGAAGTGACCATCATCCCCACGAACCGCCCAACGGGACGACGCGACGTGTCCGATGTGGTCTACAAGAATGAAAACGCCAAGTGGCTAGCGGTGGCTCAGGAGTGTGCTGAGATGCACGAGCAAGGGCGACCTGTGCTGGTGGGAACCACCAGTGTTGAAAAATCAGAGTTGCTCTCTCGGTTGTTGAGCGAGAAGAATATCCCCTACAACCTGCTTAACGCGAAACCAGAGAACGTGGAGCGGGAATCGGAAATCATCGCTCAAGCCGGACGCAAAGGAGCCGTCACCATCTCGACCAACATGGCGGGACGAGGCACTGACATCATCCTCGGTGGAAACGCCGACTACATGGCGCGACTGAAGGTGCGGGAATATCTCATGCCCCGCATCGTCCAACCTGAAGATGAAGGCGAATTTGCGATCCCCGATGTCTCCTTCCGCGATCGCCCCAGTGGTGGCGGCAAAGGGTTCGCGGCAACTGAAGGCAAAAAGGCTAAAACCTGGAAAGCCTCTCCTCAGATCTTCCCCACACCGCTATCCGCTGAGACGGAGCAGTTGATCAAGGAAGCGGTTGATTTCGCGGTGAAAGAATGGGGTGAGCGATCGCTCCCTGAACTGACCGCAGAAGACCGTCTCGCCACCGCTGCCGAAAAAGCTCCTACCTCCGATGCTGTCCTGCTCAAACTGCGGGAAGCCTACAATCGCATTCGCAAAGAGTACGAAGAGTTTACTCACGCCGAGCATGAAGAAGTCGTGAGCCTGGGCGGCTTGCATGTGATCGGCACTGAGCGTCACGAGTCACGCCGGATTGACAACCAGTTGCGGGGGCGCGCCGGACGTCAGGGTGACCCTGGCTCCACCAAATTTTTCCTCAGCTTGCAAGACAACCTGCTGCGAATCTTTGGGGGCGATCGCGTCGCTGGCTTGATGAATGCCTTCCGCGTTGAGGAAGACATGCCGATCGAGTCGGGTATGCTGACGCGATCGCTTGAAGGCGCACAAAAGAAGGTTGAAACCTACTACTACGACATCCGAAAGCAGGTGTTTGAGTATGACGAGGTAATGAACAACCAGCGTCGGGCAATTTACGCCGAGCGTCGTCGGGTGCTGGAAGGGCAAGACCTGAAGGAACAGGTGATTAAATACGCCGAGCGCACGATGGATGACATCGTGGATGCATATGTGAACCCTGATTTGCCCTCTGAGGAGTGGGAACTGCCCAAGTTAGTCGGCAAGGTGAAGGAGTTCGTCTATCTGCTCCAGGATCTGGAACCCAGTCAATTAGAGGATCTGAGCATCACCGAAGTCAAAACCTTCTTGCATGAGCAGGTTCGCATTGCCTACGACCTCAAGGAGGCCCAGGTCGATGCCATCCAACCGGGGTTGATGCGACAAGCCGAGCGGTTCTTCATCCTGCAACAGATCGACACCCTCTGGCGCGAACACCTGCAACAGATGGATGCTCTGCGGGAATCTGTCGGTCTGCGCGGTTATGGGCAAAAAGACCCGCTGATTGAGTACAAGAGCGAAGGCTATGAACTGTTCCTGGAGATGATGACCGAGATTCGTCGGAACGTCGTTTACTCCTTGTTCCAGTTCCAACCCCAACCGCCACAACAGCCCGTCCCTCAGCAATCCACTGAGGTGGTGTAA
- a CDS encoding SUMF1/EgtB/PvdO family nonheme iron enzyme, with protein MTSKESIFISYRRSDSQDVVGRIDDYLTDHFGREHVFLDRNSIDYEAAFPDRLKQAMQDSKVVLVVIGSTWSSVQDGKGRRRLESPDDWVRQEIALALELGLVVIPVLLDGTNMPRLGELPQTIQKLAERNAIDLVTRRSTNLFKAGMDEIINLIEKRVPELRPAPPMTLQPFEFEVVTLQIQAGLFGGKQVNRQSQKKTAQQHIEDLGNGVYCEMVSIPGGSFIMGAPASEESSEENERPQHRVTVQPFLMGKYAVTQKLWQTVAGFPTVEHDLELNPSRFKGDQRPVEQMSWFDAVEFCQRLSSETGRNYRLPSEAEWEYACRAGTTTPFHFGETVTVEWLNCIGSLDGDAPKSGYRQRTTDVGSFPANAFGLFDMHGNVWEWCADHWHDNYTNAPIDGSAWVTGGNFELRVRRGGSWFSLPWSCRSASRVFLSPDLCNPYIGFRVVCSAPRTL; from the coding sequence ATGACTAGCAAAGAATCTATTTTCATCTCCTACCGCAGAAGTGACAGTCAAGATGTGGTTGGTCGGATTGATGATTACCTGACAGACCACTTTGGGCGAGAACATGTTTTTTTAGATCGCAACTCGATCGACTACGAGGCTGCATTTCCAGACCGCTTAAAGCAAGCTATGCAAGACAGCAAAGTGGTGCTCGTGGTGATCGGGTCTACCTGGTCGAGTGTGCAGGATGGAAAAGGACGACGACGCTTAGAAAGTCCAGATGATTGGGTGCGACAGGAAATTGCATTAGCCTTAGAGCTAGGGCTTGTCGTGATTCCGGTCTTATTAGATGGCACGAACATGCCCAGACTAGGGGAACTTCCCCAGACGATTCAGAAATTGGCAGAGCGCAACGCCATTGATCTGGTTACAAGGAGAAGTACAAACCTGTTTAAAGCAGGGATGGACGAGATTATCAATCTGATTGAAAAGCGAGTTCCGGAACTTAGACCAGCACCACCAATGACATTGCAGCCGTTTGAGTTTGAGGTGGTCACGCTTCAGATCCAGGCAGGCTTATTCGGCGGCAAGCAGGTGAACCGCCAGTCTCAGAAAAAGACTGCTCAGCAACATATCGAAGACCTGGGGAATGGAGTTTATTGTGAAATGGTTTCTATCCCTGGTGGAAGCTTCATCATGGGTGCTCCTGCTTCAGAGGAGTCTTCAGAGGAGAATGAACGCCCCCAACATCGAGTGACAGTGCAACCTTTTCTCATGGGTAAGTATGCTGTGACCCAGAAATTGTGGCAAACGGTAGCAGGCTTTCCCACGGTTGAACACGACCTGGAGCTAAATCCATCCCGCTTCAAAGGTGATCAGCGACCCGTAGAGCAGATGTCCTGGTTTGATGCGGTGGAGTTTTGTCAGCGGTTATCCAGCGAAACCGGGCGCAACTATCGCTTACCGAGTGAGGCAGAATGGGAATATGCGTGCCGTGCCGGAACCACAACGCCCTTTCATTTTGGTGAAACGGTTACGGTTGAGTGGTTGAACTGTATTGGTAGCCTTGATGGTGATGCGCCCAAGAGTGGATATCGGCAACGAACGACAGATGTTGGTAGTTTTCCTGCCAATGCTTTTGGGTTATTTGATATGCACGGCAATGTCTGGGAGTGGTGTGCGGATCATTGGCACGATAACTACACCAATGCGCCGATAGATGGCAGTGCGTGGGTGACAGGTGGAAATTTTGAGCTTCGGGTGCGTCGCGGTGGCTCTTGGTTCAGCCTTCCTTGGTCTTGTCGCTCTGCCTCTCGTGTCTTTCTTTCGCCCGACCTTTGTAACCCCTATATCGGTTTTCGGGTTGTGTGTAGTGCTCCGAGGACTTTGTAA
- a CDS encoding tetratricopeptide repeat protein codes for MDALEQGLGKLRDGDLAGAIAAFDQVIATNPTANVYCLRGNARWDSQDYTGAVADYTEAIALDPNSTDAYWGRGTALYRLGEKQQAIADVTRVIYMNPRHPLAYSLRGAMQFDLKDYEWAIADHTQAIRMNPNNAVAYGGRALARYEMGDRQGALDDLNRSVQIDPEQANSYYCRGNLQLEMGNSTAALSDFQNAVEYWRQQGEQEYCDRTLHKIQTLYRQGIGASESPAKDTIRQGVDQLEQGNTTQAIATFTEAIQQDESIADAYQLRGTIYLNQSNLDGAISDFTNAIQRNPHLADAYYNRGCAYFDDRQLSAALEDFTQTITHDPYLAGAYYNRGSVLLGLGDREGAIANLKIAIQLLKQQGDQQQYEWVMNQLQALQQG; via the coding sequence ATGGATGCTCTGGAACAGGGATTGGGGAAGTTGCGTGATGGCGATTTAGCAGGGGCGATCGCCGCGTTTGACCAGGTGATTGCGACCAACCCCACGGCAAACGTTTATTGCTTACGGGGTAATGCACGCTGGGACTCGCAGGACTACACCGGAGCCGTAGCAGACTACACCGAGGCGATCGCCCTTGATCCCAATTCCACAGATGCCTATTGGGGACGGGGTACGGCTCTGTATCGACTGGGAGAAAAGCAGCAAGCGATCGCCGATGTGACCCGTGTGATTTACATGAATCCCCGGCATCCTCTAGCCTATTCGCTGCGGGGAGCCATGCAGTTTGACCTGAAAGACTATGAGTGGGCGATTGCAGATCACACGCAAGCAATTCGCATGAACCCTAACAATGCGGTTGCCTATGGTGGACGGGCACTGGCTCGCTACGAAATGGGCGATCGCCAGGGGGCGTTGGATGACCTGAACCGCAGCGTCCAGATTGACCCAGAGCAGGCAAACTCCTACTATTGCCGGGGCAACCTCCAGCTTGAGATGGGCAACTCCACGGCGGCTCTCAGTGACTTTCAAAACGCAGTGGAATATTGGCGGCAACAGGGAGAGCAAGAGTATTGCGATCGCACCCTGCACAAGATTCAGACTCTCTATCGTCAGGGAATTGGTGCCTCTGAGTCACCTGCCAAAGACACGATTCGTCAAGGGGTAGACCAGTTGGAGCAAGGCAATACTACGCAGGCGATCGCCACCTTTACAGAGGCGATTCAGCAGGATGAGAGCATTGCCGATGCCTACCAACTGCGGGGCACGATTTACCTGAATCAGAGTAATTTGGATGGGGCGATCAGCGATTTTACGAACGCGATTCAACGGAATCCTCACCTTGCTGATGCCTACTACAATCGGGGATGCGCCTACTTTGACGATCGGCAACTTTCCGCTGCGCTGGAAGACTTTACTCAAACGATCACCCATGATCCCTATCTGGCAGGGGCTTACTACAACCGGGGCAGTGTGCTGTTGGGGTTGGGCGACCGAGAAGGGGCGATCGCCAATCTTAAAATCGCTATCCAACTGCTGAAGCAGCAGGGCGATCAGCAGCAATATGAGTGGGTGATGAATCAGCTTCAAGCACTCCAGCAGGGGTAG
- a CDS encoding GNAT family N-acetyltransferase, which produces MGFWKNLFSTSDSAAAPKSASVDVNAAQGIVTNTGSRIFFSTDRDIDLYELEELCDAVGWSRRPLRKVKKAIQHSFLVVSMWEQRGAQKRLIGFSRATSDHAFNATIWDVVVHPEFQGKGFGKALMKQMIKKLRSEDISNITLFADPHVVDFYRGLGFMSDPEGIKGMFWYPD; this is translated from the coding sequence ATGGGTTTTTGGAAAAACTTATTTAGCACTTCTGATTCTGCTGCGGCACCTAAGTCGGCTTCGGTAGATGTTAACGCTGCTCAGGGCATCGTGACAAATACGGGTTCGCGCATCTTTTTTAGTACCGATCGCGACATCGACTTGTATGAGTTAGAAGAACTGTGTGATGCGGTGGGTTGGTCGCGTCGTCCTTTGCGTAAGGTCAAGAAGGCGATCCAACATAGTTTTTTGGTGGTGTCTATGTGGGAACAGCGAGGGGCGCAGAAGCGGCTAATTGGGTTCTCACGAGCAACCTCTGACCACGCCTTTAACGCCACGATTTGGGATGTGGTCGTGCATCCTGAGTTTCAGGGGAAAGGATTTGGCAAGGCATTGATGAAGCAGATGATTAAAAAGCTGCGGAGCGAAGACATTAGCAATATCACTCTATTTGCCGATCCTCATGTCGTTGACTTTTATCGGGGACTGGGGTTTATGTCAGACCCAGAGGGCATCAAAGGGATGTTTTGGTATCCCGATTGA
- a CDS encoding DUF4332 domain-containing protein yields MGASQQSGRRSLRSSDWEIGQLPGLSDSDRDHLVKLGITTTLGLLRQTRSIAQQQALAARLQIHPQHVYKWVALADLARVPMVGCQYCGLLLHAGIVSPAQLAQTPLPRLHQQLLKLQVATLQRQDLCPTLDVVAQWIQQARSLVALEPHL; encoded by the coding sequence ATGGGAGCTTCTCAGCAATCGGGTCGGCGTTCTCTCAGGTCGAGCGACTGGGAAATCGGACAACTGCCCGGATTGAGTGATAGCGATCGCGATCATCTGGTGAAACTGGGCATCACCACAACACTAGGGTTGCTGCGTCAAACTCGATCGATAGCTCAACAGCAGGCTCTGGCTGCCCGTCTTCAGATCCATCCACAACATGTCTATAAGTGGGTTGCTCTAGCTGATCTGGCGCGGGTTCCGATGGTGGGCTGTCAATATTGCGGGTTGCTGCTCCATGCGGGGATTGTATCTCCCGCGCAATTAGCTCAAACTCCCCTACCGAGGCTGCATCAACAACTGCTCAAACTTCAGGTGGCTACTCTGCAACGTCAGGACTTGTGCCCGACGCTCGATGTAGTAGCCCAGTGGATTCAACAGGCGCGATCGCTCGTCGCCTTGGAACCCCATTTGTAA
- a CDS encoding YARHG domain-containing protein, protein MEGKSDFELDVLRNSVFARYGRRFDRTDLQAYFDSQTWYEPRYSPSQFPNNQLTDLEKSNAQFILDYQKNQ, encoded by the coding sequence TTGGAAGGCAAGAGTGATTTTGAGTTGGATGTCCTCAGAAACTCTGTCTTTGCCCGATACGGTAGACGGTTCGATCGCACTGATTTACAAGCTTACTTTGACAGTCAGACATGGTATGAACCACGCTATAGCCCCAGCCAATTTCCCAACAATCAACTGACCGATTTGGAGAAGAGTAACGCACAGTTCATCCTTGATTACCAGAAAAACCAATAG
- a CDS encoding ABC transporter substrate-binding protein, which translates to MSFIKSLGKPSGAVALLMLLTACGAETPQATGESPAETAPAATDGGALKLGTLLPLTGDLAQYGAPMQDSVSFLVETVNACGGALGQPVALISEDDQTDPAAGASGMTKLAEVDQVAGVIGAAASSVSSAAVDIAVRNEVIQISPSSTSPTFTERANNGDFNGFWFRTAPPDTYQGEALARLAQEQGFTEVAILSINNDYGNGLIQAFVPAFKALGGTVVNESDPTRYAPDATTFDSEVSAAFEGEPDAVLLIAYPETGSLIVKAAYEQGLLGGNTKFLMTDGMKTGNLAELIGQGSDGQFIAAGVLGTAPSAGGPAIAQFKEIYTGKYNRDPQVYDPNSWDAAAILVLAAEAAKANTGAAVKEQIATVANPPGEQVTDVCQALELVRQGQDIDFQGASGTLDFNDAGDVAGAYDVWTVADDGSIQIQSTITIGGAQ; encoded by the coding sequence ATGTCTTTTATCAAATCTCTTGGCAAACCAAGTGGGGCAGTCGCTCTCTTGATGCTGCTAACAGCGTGTGGCGCAGAAACTCCTCAGGCGACAGGTGAGTCTCCAGCAGAAACTGCGCCCGCTGCTACAGATGGTGGTGCGCTCAAACTCGGTACGCTGTTGCCCTTAACAGGTGACCTGGCGCAGTATGGGGCACCGATGCAGGACAGTGTTAGCTTTTTGGTGGAAACCGTCAATGCTTGCGGTGGAGCGTTGGGACAACCCGTTGCTCTGATCTCAGAAGATGATCAGACCGATCCGGCGGCAGGGGCATCGGGCATGACCAAACTGGCAGAGGTCGATCAGGTGGCTGGAGTGATTGGAGCGGCAGCTAGCTCGGTTTCCAGCGCAGCAGTTGACATCGCTGTTCGGAACGAGGTTATTCAGATTTCTCCCTCCAGCACCAGCCCAACCTTTACAGAGCGTGCTAACAATGGTGACTTCAATGGCTTCTGGTTCCGGACGGCACCACCAGACACCTATCAGGGCGAAGCACTGGCGCGTCTGGCGCAGGAACAGGGCTTTACCGAGGTTGCCATTCTCTCCATCAATAATGACTACGGCAATGGCTTGATTCAAGCCTTTGTGCCTGCTTTCAAAGCCTTAGGCGGTACGGTGGTGAATGAGTCTGATCCCACCCGTTATGCCCCCGATGCCACGACATTCGATTCGGAAGTGAGTGCTGCTTTTGAAGGAGAGCCGGATGCGGTTCTGTTAATCGCCTATCCAGAAACCGGAAGTCTGATTGTCAAAGCAGCCTATGAGCAGGGCTTGCTCGGTGGTAACACCAAATTCCTGATGACAGACGGTATGAAAACCGGAAATCTGGCAGAACTCATTGGTCAAGGCTCTGATGGTCAGTTCATTGCTGCTGGTGTGCTTGGTACGGCTCCCAGTGCAGGAGGTCCGGCGATCGCCCAATTCAAGGAGATCTACACGGGTAAGTACAACCGTGATCCCCAAGTCTATGACCCCAACTCCTGGGATGCAGCGGCAATCCTCGTTTTAGCGGCAGAGGCAGCTAAAGCCAACACAGGTGCAGCCGTTAAGGAGCAGATCGCGACTGTTGCAAATCCTCCAGGGGAACAGGTGACAGATGTTTGTCAGGCACTCGAACTGGTGCGGCAGGGGCAAGACATCGACTTTCAGGGAGCCAGCGGCACCCTCGACTTTAACGATGCGGGAGATGTGGCTGGAGCTTATGATGTCTGGACGGTTGCCGATGATGGCAGCATCCAGATTCAATCCACTATCACCATTGGTGGTGCTCAGTAG
- a CDS encoding Tic22 family protein, whose protein sequence is MKSFVRWSTALSLAGGVLLGSLFVGGARSLALTAEQVAERLRPVPVFTLTDREGSPLVATQEGQNSTPVAGVFISMQDAQNFLTSLRQNNPDVAQGVQVTPVSLAEVYQLEIADESNELEFAFIPMQQEVQVAVEVLRQNGENVQEFEGVPLFIARSGAQENGYLTIQQGDQQVIPIFFKRDDLQAMLERVRQQQPELTNNVSIQVVNLEGLINTLQSSENQELNRILLVPPRESIEFIQSLPREGQAPAPQGQPQPRPAAPRQ, encoded by the coding sequence ATGAAATCATTCGTTCGCTGGAGTACAGCTCTCAGTCTTGCTGGGGGTGTTTTGTTGGGTTCATTATTTGTTGGCGGTGCGCGATCGCTGGCATTAACCGCTGAACAAGTGGCAGAACGCCTACGCCCCGTTCCTGTATTTACCCTGACCGATCGGGAAGGTTCGCCGCTGGTGGCAACTCAAGAGGGTCAAAACAGCACTCCTGTGGCTGGCGTGTTTATCAGCATGCAAGATGCCCAAAATTTCCTCACCAGCCTCAGACAAAACAATCCTGATGTGGCGCAGGGTGTGCAGGTTACCCCCGTCTCTCTGGCAGAAGTGTATCAGCTAGAGATTGCAGACGAGTCTAATGAATTAGAATTTGCCTTCATCCCCATGCAGCAAGAGGTGCAGGTTGCGGTTGAAGTCCTGCGGCAAAATGGTGAAAACGTCCAGGAGTTTGAAGGTGTGCCCCTGTTTATCGCGCGGTCAGGAGCACAAGAGAATGGCTATCTCACCATTCAGCAAGGTGATCAGCAAGTCATCCCCATCTTCTTTAAGCGAGATGATTTGCAAGCGATGCTGGAGCGGGTTAGACAACAGCAACCTGAACTGACCAACAACGTCAGCATTCAAGTGGTCAATCTAGAAGGTTTGATCAATACGTTGCAAAGCAGTGAAAACCAGGAACTCAACCGAATTCTGCTGGTGCCCCCACGTGAATCGATTGAGTTCATTCAATCCCTGCCACGCGAAGGACAAGCACCCGCACCCCAAGGTCAACCCCAACCGCGTCCTGCTGCTCCTCGCCAGTAG
- the prmC gene encoding peptide chain release factor N(5)-glutamine methyltransferase → MSSPHSISGLDLWQWRIEARQQAIAATVPITELDWLLEEIADLDRLSLRLETFKERSHIPLKIPFADLQQRWQQRLQERVPIQYLAGETPWRHLTLRVAPGVLIPRPETEGIVDLVLAAMRDRDPSLAQGHWADLGTGSGAIAIGLADALPNATIHAVDFSEDALAIAQHNAQTLGFSHRIRFYQGSWFDPLSYLKGQLSGMVSNPPYIPSHLIPTLQPEVQHEPHLALDGGTDGLDAIRHLVAIAPHSLKPGAIWVIEMMAGQADAVTQLLQQNGHYDSIQVHPDLAGIERFALAYLKK, encoded by the coding sequence TTGTCTTCTCCTCACTCCATCTCTGGTTTAGATTTGTGGCAATGGCGCATCGAAGCACGTCAACAGGCGATCGCTGCCACAGTACCCATCACAGAACTCGATTGGTTGCTAGAAGAAATCGCTGACCTGGATCGGCTGTCGCTGCGGTTAGAAACCTTTAAGGAGCGATCGCACATTCCTCTCAAGATCCCGTTTGCTGACCTCCAGCAGCGATGGCAACAACGCTTACAGGAGCGAGTCCCCATTCAATACTTAGCCGGAGAGACGCCCTGGCGACACTTAACGCTCAGGGTTGCTCCAGGTGTATTGATCCCTCGTCCTGAAACCGAGGGGATCGTTGATCTGGTGCTGGCTGCAATGCGCGATCGCGATCCGTCTCTGGCTCAAGGTCATTGGGCTGACCTGGGCACGGGCAGTGGGGCGATCGCGATTGGGTTAGCCGATGCTCTGCCCAATGCCACCATTCATGCCGTTGATTTCAGTGAGGATGCATTGGCGATCGCCCAACATAACGCTCAAACCCTCGGCTTTAGCCATAGAATTCGCTTTTATCAAGGTAGTTGGTTTGATCCCCTGAGTTACCTCAAAGGTCAACTCAGCGGCATGGTTTCAAACCCACCCTACATTCCCAGCCATCTGATCCCCACTCTGCAACCCGAAGTCCAGCATGAACCTCACCTGGCATTAGATGGCGGGACGGACGGGTTAGATGCGATTCGTCATCTGGTCGCGATCGCCCCCCACTCTCTTAAACCAGGCGCAATCTGGGTCATTGAAATGATGGCAGGACAAGCCGATGCTGTCACCCAACTGCTACAGCAGAATGGTCATTATGACAGCATTCAGGTTCATCCTGACCTGGCTGGAATTGAGCGATTTGCCCTAGCCTATTTAAAGAAATAG
- a CDS encoding L-threonylcarbamoyladenylate synthase, giving the protein MPQVTLTNFVKAAQTGDRVLSFPTDTVPALAARPERADLIFATKQRSQTKPLILMAAEATDLWQFVTGSDAEWQIWKSAMEQHWPGALTLVLPASDRLPRQVNPLDPTTIGIRVPNSAIARHILRQTGPLATTSANLSGQPPLQTQIEIETHFPEVLTLLPSDLETLVAEGISDIPSPSTPTGNGTPSTVAQWTQDGWKILRQGNVTL; this is encoded by the coding sequence ATGCCTCAAGTCACTCTCACCAATTTTGTCAAAGCGGCTCAAACAGGCGATCGCGTCCTCAGTTTTCCCACCGATACCGTTCCTGCTCTGGCGGCTCGTCCCGAACGTGCTGACCTGATTTTTGCTACCAAGCAACGCAGCCAAACGAAACCCCTGATCTTGATGGCAGCCGAGGCAACAGATTTGTGGCAATTTGTCACCGGCAGCGATGCAGAATGGCAGATCTGGAAATCAGCCATGGAACAACATTGGCCTGGTGCGCTGACCCTGGTTTTACCGGCTAGCGATCGCCTGCCCCGTCAAGTTAACCCCCTTGACCCGACCACTATTGGCATTCGAGTCCCCAATAGTGCGATCGCCCGTCACATCCTCCGCCAAACCGGACCCCTCGCCACCACCAGTGCCAACCTATCGGGTCAACCACCCTTACAAACCCAGATCGAGATTGAAACCCACTTTCCAGAGGTGTTGACCCTACTTCCCTCTGATTTAGAAACTCTCGTTGCAGAAGGTATCAGCGATATCCCCTCCCCATCAACCCCAACAGGGAACGGTACCCCTTCTACCGTCGCCCAATGGACTCAGGATGGCTGGAAGATCCTCCGCCAAGGCAACGTTACACTATGA
- a CDS encoding ATP-binding protein translates to MRTELHVPSDLKFLNIVENWLLGSLEVELGDHVDWPRQANRLRLVLVEAYSNVVRHAHRDQPNLPVLMRLELKERDIYLEIWDHGKGFDLSTYLPPAPEQHQEGGYGWLILNRLMDKVEYRLQINGQNCLMLEATLHKEEEGVGNGE, encoded by the coding sequence ATGAGAACTGAACTACATGTACCCAGTGATTTGAAGTTCTTAAACATTGTGGAGAACTGGTTACTGGGTTCTCTAGAGGTTGAGTTAGGGGATCATGTAGATTGGCCTCGTCAGGCAAATCGGTTGCGGTTGGTGTTAGTTGAAGCCTATTCCAATGTGGTGCGTCATGCTCATCGCGATCAGCCTAATTTACCTGTATTAATGCGGCTAGAGCTGAAGGAACGGGATATTTATCTGGAGATCTGGGATCACGGTAAAGGCTTTGATCTCTCGACCTATCTGCCACCTGCCCCAGAGCAACACCAGGAGGGAGGATATGGATGGTTGATTTTGAACCGCCTGATGGACAAGGTGGAATATCGCTTGCAGATTAACGGGCAGAATTGCTTGATGTTAGAGGCGACGCTGCATAAGGAGGAAGAGGGAGTAGGGAATGGGGAGTAG